A single genomic interval of Myxocyprinus asiaticus isolate MX2 ecotype Aquarium Trade chromosome 19, UBuf_Myxa_2, whole genome shotgun sequence harbors:
- the LOC127410314 gene encoding collagen alpha-1(X) chain-like: protein MDLRVTSILLLLVVLAKATPERYYHVKKQPYPTKSHAVAGTPGSPGEPGAPGPPGSPGPPGIPGKNGVGHTGPMGPPGPPGPAGYSSPGKPGSPGSPGKPGAPGIPGEKGHPGPAGPQGARGAPGSPGIPGPAGISSPGKPGAHGPPGSMGPRGEPGLKGQPGIPGLPGQKGEPGHGIPGGPGSPGPMGPQGPSGQPGQPGIGKSGPVGFPGEPGKPGMPGRDGSPGPMGIPGPKGHTGAPGIGAPGKPGANGAVGMPGPMGQKGPQGPAGQPGAPGLPGTGKPGSNGLPGDRGVPGTPGTTGQKGEPGPTGHAGQPGPVGPIGSPGPQGSRGFQGEPGAQGAKGDIGMVGAPGPRGAKGEQGAQGFTGKPGIPGAAGPPGPMGHMGHQGSKGEPGFTGAPGIPGSKGPPGDKGHPGLQGQPGGRGENGIPGARGPVGPVGPAGPPGLKGHPGLPGPPGPAGFTAKGIAGPQGPPGNPGSRGHDGLPGLPGPPGPPGPPGEFVYHHEKSMPIKSHEMVMPVSHEMMKAPMSAFTALLTTAYPNAGTPIVFNQIVYNGENHYDPNTGVFTCQFPGLYYFSFHMHVNGANALVALYKNREPVLFSYDEYNKGFLDQMSGSTVLMLHTDDTVYIQAPDDQSNGIYADENVHCSFSGFLIAST, encoded by the exons ATGGACCTCAGAGTAACAAGCATTCTTCTTCTCCTTGTGGTATTGGCTAAGGCAACCCCTGAGAGATATTATCATGTGAAGAAACAGCCCTATCCTACAAAATCTCATG CTGTTGCTGGTACCCCTGGTTCCCCAGGTGAACCTGGGGCCCCTGGCCCACCTGGCTCACCTGGCCCACCAGGCATTCCTGGAAAAAATGGTGTTGGACACACCGGACCTATGGGCCCACCTGGACCACCAGGTCCAGCAGGCTACTCCTCACCTGGTAAACCTGGCAGCCCAGGTTCACCTGGAAAACCAGGTGCACCTGGAATTCCAGGTGAGAAGGGACATCCTGGGCCTGCAGGACCCCAAGGTGCACGAGGAGCACCAGGATCACCTGGAATCCCAGGACCAGCTGGCATTTCTTCTCCTGGAAAACCTGGAGCACACGGTCCTCCAGGGTCAATGGGCCCACGTGGAGAACCTGGCCTAAAGGGGCAACCCGGAATTCCTGGGCTGCCAGGTCAGAAAGGAGAACCTGGCCATGGTATTCCAGGAGGACCTGGAAGCCCAGGTCCAATGGGCCCTCAGGGGCCTTCCGGTCAGCCTGGTCAGCCTGGAATTGGAAAGTCTGGACCAGTTGGATTTCCTGGAGAGCCTGGAAAGCCAGGAATGCCAGGTAGGGATGGGTCACCAGGTCCTATGGGGATTCCAGGCCCAAAGGGTCACACAGGGGCACCTGGAATAGGAGCACCAGGAAAACCAGGAGCAAATGGCGCTGTAGGTATGCCTGGACCAATGGGACAAAAAGGTCCTCAAGGACCAGCAGGTCAACCAGGAGCTCCTGGTCTTCCAGGTACTGGCAAACCTGGATCAAATGGACTTCCAGGAGACAGAGGAGTACCAGGAACCCCAGGTACCACAGGCCAAAAGGGAGAGCCAGGGCCAACAGGTCATGCAGGTCAGCCAGGTCCTGTTGGGCCAATAGGTTCACCTGGCCCTCAGGGTTCTAGGGGATTCCAAGGAGAACCAGGTGCACAGGGAGCTAAAGGTGATATTGGTATGGTTGGGGCACCAGGGCCGAGAGGTGCTAAAGGTGAGCAAGGTGCACAAGGCTTCACAGGAAAACCCGGTATTCCAGGTGCAGCAGGTCCCCCAGGCCCAATGGGTCATATGGGACATCAGGGTTCCAAGGGAGAACCAGGATTTACTGGTGCTCCAGGTATCCCAGGTAGCAAGGGACCACCAGGAGATAAGGGACATCCAGGTCTTCAAGGGCAACCAGGTGGCAGGGGTGAAAATGGTATCCCTGGAGCAAGAGGACCAGTCGGCCCAGTTGGACCAGCTGGTCCACCTGGGCTGAAGGGCCATCCAGGACTCCCCGGGCCCCCTGGTCCAGCAGGGTTCACGGCTAAAGGGATTGCTGGACCACAAGGTCCTCCTGGGAATCCCGGTTCCAGAGGTCATGATGGTCTCCCAGGTCTACCAGGACCTCCTGGGCCCCCCGGCCCCCCAGGCGAGTTTGTTTACCACCACGAGAAAAGCATGCCAATTAAATCCCATGAGATGGTAATGCCTGTTAGTCACGAGATGATGAAGGCACCTATGTCAGCATTTACAGCTCTTCTTACCACAGCTTATCCTAATGCTGGAACACCAATTGTATTTAACCAGATTGTGTACAATGGAGAGAACCACTATGATCCTAACACTGGTGTGTTCACCTGTCAGTTTCCAGGACTTTACTACTTTTCTTTCCATATGCATGTCAATGGAGCAAATGctttggtagcactttataaaAATAGAGAGCCAGTCTTGTTCTCTTATGATGAGTACAACAAAGGTTTCCTTGATCAGATGTCTGGCAGTACTGTGCTTATGCTGCATACCGATGACACGGTGTACATCCAGGCTCCAGATGACCAGTCCAATGGCATTTATGctgatgaaaatgttcactgTTCTTTCTCTGGGTTCTTGATTGCCTCAACGTGA